A genome region from Trichocoleus sp. includes the following:
- a CDS encoding serine/threonine-protein kinase: MVSQLGSEQKRSKYRLLGLVGQGQFGRVYCAAQRQTGRLVALKDLDRQRFPTHKFLRELRFLLRLQHPNIVTFQSIEHTATGRYLVMDYCEGGTLRSLMPEDGGLNLPQSLKLVADILMGLDHAHQRDIVHCDIKPENILLSVTATSWTARISDFGIARLSQEMSDEDMGNTGSPAYMAPERFYGQYSPTSDLYSVGILLYELLAGYRPFSGTPAELMSAHLNRPVKFPETIPELWRPLISTALQKLSARRFRSAKEMLAALLAVAATEGSASWLDPRTVHLPLLRSAMIPCSTAFKSQQQEVLRYPLSQLAVATQAQETYCYRAERQEVTFQVYPTAALHDHPFPSEIWHTAALKSPIRELLPRPQGCFVLTDQSLHLLPIGMESDPNLTLQRILVLEPESLVAIEAKGRWMASLTPTDKKDESLLTFQRLLSCNTQITIASHPLNLSLKWRSPQTPALYALDAHHVAVLIDRLDQLPDGLNEPTLSRNKKSSTGTLIEILCRRGKRIGSLILPLHLGKTILTSIPYRLLAVDRENPYCVLLIDLKPYRLLRLGIEIVPTLLAVSSWGYLLASEQGEIVLLDQIGQKVGCITGLGRITAMAPLNQHQIAVATWDGTTGNLYTIDLREAGVDLLF, encoded by the coding sequence GTGGTAAGCCAACTGGGAAGTGAACAAAAACGTTCTAAGTATCGTCTCCTGGGTCTGGTTGGGCAGGGGCAGTTTGGGCGGGTCTATTGTGCTGCTCAGCGGCAGACTGGACGGCTCGTTGCCTTGAAAGACCTCGATCGCCAACGCTTTCCAACCCATAAATTCCTCAGGGAGTTACGCTTTCTTCTCAGGCTGCAACATCCCAATATCGTTACGTTTCAGTCTATTGAGCATACTGCAACTGGGCGATATTTGGTCATGGACTATTGCGAAGGAGGAACGCTGCGTAGTCTCATGCCAGAAGATGGTGGCTTGAACCTGCCGCAAAGTCTGAAGCTGGTTGCCGATATTCTAATGGGGTTGGATCATGCTCATCAACGCGATATCGTTCATTGTGATATTAAGCCGGAGAATATCCTCCTTAGCGTAACCGCTACAAGCTGGACGGCTCGCATTTCTGATTTTGGGATCGCGCGGCTCAGCCAGGAAATGTCTGACGAGGATATGGGGAATACAGGTTCGCCTGCATATATGGCACCAGAACGGTTCTACGGGCAGTATTCTCCTACTTCCGATCTTTACTCCGTGGGAATTCTGCTCTACGAATTGCTGGCTGGATATCGCCCTTTCTCTGGTACGCCAGCAGAGCTAATGTCTGCTCATTTGAATCGTCCGGTTAAGTTTCCGGAGACAATCCCAGAACTCTGGCGACCCTTGATTAGTACGGCTTTACAAAAGCTATCGGCCAGACGGTTTCGATCGGCGAAAGAAATGCTTGCAGCGCTGTTAGCAGTTGCAGCGACAGAAGGATCTGCTTCTTGGCTCGATCCACGAACGGTTCATCTCCCCTTACTGCGGTCTGCAATGATACCTTGCTCCACTGCATTCAAGTCTCAGCAGCAAGAAGTTCTCCGTTATCCTCTCTCTCAATTGGCTGTCGCCACTCAAGCGCAAGAAACTTACTGCTATCGGGCAGAGCGTCAAGAAGTCACATTTCAGGTCTATCCGACTGCTGCCTTACATGATCACCCTTTCCCTTCAGAGATCTGGCATACTGCTGCACTAAAGTCGCCTATTCGAGAACTGTTGCCCCGTCCCCAAGGCTGTTTTGTGCTGACAGATCAATCTCTGCATCTGCTCCCTATCGGAATGGAGTCTGACCCTAACCTGACCCTTCAGCGAATCTTGGTACTGGAGCCAGAGAGCCTTGTCGCAATTGAAGCCAAGGGACGTTGGATGGCATCGCTCACTCCAACCGATAAGAAGGACGAAAGCTTATTAACGTTCCAGCGTCTCCTCAGTTGCAACACTCAAATCACAATCGCTTCCCATCCGCTTAATCTGTCTCTAAAATGGCGATCGCCTCAAACTCCAGCCCTATATGCACTGGATGCTCACCATGTTGCTGTATTGATCGATCGATTAGATCAGCTGCCGGATGGTTTAAATGAGCCAACTTTGAGCCGCAATAAAAAATCAAGTACTGGAACACTTATCGAAATTTTATGTCGGCGAGGTAAGCGGATCGGTTCATTGATTCTGCCGCTCCACCTTGGCAAAACCATCCTTACCTCAATTCCTTATCGGCTGTTAGCAGTCGATCGAGAAAACCCTTATTGTGTTTTGCTTATTGATCTCAAGCCCTATCGTCTTCTCCGGCTTGGTATCGAAATTGTCCCGACTTTGCTCGCTGTCTCCTCATGGGGATATCTTTTAGCCAGTGAGCAAGGAGAAATTGTTTTACTGGATCAAATAGGGCAGAAAGTAGGCTGTATTACTGGTCTAGGTCGTATTACGGCAATGGCGCCACTCAATCAGCATCAAATTGCTGTTGCAACCTGGGATGGCACAACAGGCAACTTGTACACTATTGACTTGCGAGAAGCGGGCGTAGACCTGCTGTTTTAA
- a CDS encoding thioredoxin domain-containing protein produces MVLAVNQFTFNQEVLSSTTPVLVNFWAPWCGICRMIDPLLVEIQTEWSDQIKLVSINADENLKLSNAYKLKTLPTVFLFNQETILCRLERFRNRDDLHTAATDLRSTLLHILPCHSYSASA; encoded by the coding sequence ATGGTGTTAGCCGTTAATCAATTCACATTTAATCAAGAAGTTTTAAGCTCTACAACTCCCGTCCTGGTGAACTTTTGGGCACCCTGGTGTGGGATCTGTCGGATGATTGATCCCCTCCTCGTTGAGATCCAAACGGAGTGGAGCGATCAGATCAAGCTTGTAAGCATCAATGCTGACGAGAATTTAAAGTTATCAAACGCTTACAAACTGAAGACCCTACCCACCGTCTTTTTGTTTAACCAGGAAACTATTCTCTGTCGGCTAGAACGCTTTCGCAACAGAGATGATCTTCACACTGCTGCCACTGATCTGCGATCGACCCTGCTCCATATCCTTCCCTGCCATTCTTACTCTGCTTCTGCCTGA
- a CDS encoding NnrU family protein: protein MQVMGDAWLTASHFIILGLLLGFAVVHSGLAALRPWGEKRIGARLYRVVFALASLPYAAVLIIYFINHRYDGLQLWHLQGVPGIESLIWSLSAISFLFLYPATFNLLEIAAIQKPQVHLYETGIIRITRHPQMVGQVIWCIAHLLWLGTSFMVVTSLGLILHHLFAVWHGDRRLQARYGEAFTVVKERTSVIPFLAILQGRQTLVFKEFFKPAYLGVVGFIVIFWVIHPLLISATGNVRW from the coding sequence ATGCAAGTGATGGGGGATGCTTGGCTCACAGCGAGTCATTTTATAATTCTTGGGCTCCTGCTTGGATTTGCAGTGGTACACAGCGGGCTTGCAGCCTTGCGTCCTTGGGGTGAGAAGCGAATTGGGGCAAGACTTTATCGGGTGGTGTTCGCCCTAGCAAGCCTGCCTTATGCTGCCGTTTTAATTATTTATTTTATCAATCACCGCTACGACGGACTTCAGCTTTGGCATCTTCAGGGTGTTCCCGGGATCGAATCGCTCATCTGGAGTCTCTCTGCCATTTCCTTTTTGTTCCTTTATCCTGCAACGTTTAACCTGCTGGAGATCGCAGCCATCCAGAAGCCGCAAGTTCATCTCTATGAAACGGGCATCATTCGCATTACTCGCCATCCCCAAATGGTTGGGCAGGTCATTTGGTGCATTGCTCACCTCTTGTGGTTGGGCACAAGTTTTATGGTCGTTACCTCTTTAGGCTTGATCCTGCATCACTTGTTCGCGGTATGGCATGGCGATCGACGTTTGCAGGCTCGTTATGGAGAAGCGTTTACAGTCGTCAAGGAACGAACTTCGGTTATCCCGTTCCTGGCAATTCTCCAAGGACGACAAACGCTCGTTTTTAAGGAGTTCTTTAAACCTGCCTACTTGGGGGTTGTCGGGTTTATCGTCATTTTTTGGGTAATTCACCCACTATTGATCAGCGCAACAGGTAACGTACGCTGGTAG
- the rpmI gene encoding 50S ribosomal protein L35 → MPKLKSRKAAAKRFQKTGSGKIMRRKAFKNHLLQHKSATRKRRISGLGLVNEGDAENVQLMLPYM, encoded by the coding sequence ATGCCCAAACTCAAGAGTCGGAAAGCTGCCGCCAAGCGTTTTCAGAAAACGGGCAGCGGGAAAATTATGCGCCGTAAGGCTTTCAAAAACCACCTGCTTCAGCATAAAAGTGCAACCCGGAAGCGTCGCATTAGCGGACTTGGACTCGTTAACGAGGGGGATGCTGAAAACGTACAGCTGATGCTTCCCTACATGTAG
- the rplT gene encoding 50S ribosomal protein L20 — MTRVKRGNVARKRRKKILKLAKGFRGSHSRLFRTANQQVMKALRNAYRDRRKRKRDFRRLWIVRINAAARQHGVSYSKLMGALKRAEIQINRKMLAQMAILDPTGFGKVVELANRA; from the coding sequence ATGACACGGGTTAAACGCGGCAATGTTGCTCGTAAACGCCGCAAAAAGATTCTAAAGCTGGCTAAAGGCTTTCGGGGTAGCCACTCTCGGTTATTCCGTACAGCCAACCAGCAGGTGATGAAGGCACTCCGCAATGCCTACCGCGATCGTCGCAAGCGCAAGCGTGATTTTCGTCGCCTTTGGATTGTGCGGATCAATGCAGCAGCTCGTCAGCATGGAGTGAGCTACAGCAAGTTGATGGGTGCTCTGAAGAGAGCTGAAATTCAAATCAACCGGAAAATGCTGGCACAAATGGCAATTCTCGATCCAACCGGATTTGGTAAAGTCGTTGAGCTGGCAAACCGAGCGTAA
- a CDS encoding transporter substrate-binding domain-containing protein, with protein MATLWTAIRVDAVELSGIRQRGYLVVGVKDNLRPLGFKNAAGQLEGLEIDLAHWLAQSLLGDSEAVQFQPVANRDRLNALLEGKVDLVIAHLGLTESRARLVDFSDPYFIDGTAFITDNKEIQAIQQLQGQQIAVLNGSDTIATVRSLIPSVQLVGADSYEQAKTAIEQGRVTAFAADLTVLTGWVQEYPQYHLLPTLLSAEALAVAMPKGLQFAELRQQVNQSIAQWQATGRLRGRVLYWSLPADGVPSLHTSQTTRMP; from the coding sequence TTGGCGACGCTTTGGACAGCGATCCGGGTAGATGCGGTAGAGCTTTCAGGGATCAGGCAACGGGGCTATTTGGTGGTGGGTGTTAAAGATAATTTACGTCCACTGGGCTTTAAAAATGCTGCGGGTCAGCTAGAAGGGTTAGAAATTGATCTGGCTCACTGGTTAGCTCAATCCTTGTTAGGGGACTCAGAGGCAGTTCAGTTTCAGCCTGTGGCAAACCGCGATCGATTGAATGCTTTACTAGAAGGCAAAGTTGATCTCGTCATTGCTCACTTAGGGCTAACAGAATCTCGCGCTCGTCTCGTTGATTTCAGTGATCCTTACTTTATCGACGGTACTGCTTTCATCACTGATAACAAAGAGATTCAAGCAATTCAGCAGCTACAAGGACAGCAAATTGCAGTTCTAAATGGCTCAGATACGATCGCCACTGTTCGATCGCTTATCCCTTCGGTGCAACTGGTGGGAGCTGATTCGTATGAGCAAGCAAAGACAGCCATTGAGCAGGGTAGGGTGACTGCATTTGCTGCTGACTTAACGGTTTTAACAGGTTGGGTGCAGGAATATCCTCAATATCATTTATTACCAACTTTGCTTTCGGCTGAAGCGCTTGCTGTGGCGATGCCTAAAGGATTGCAGTTTGCTGAGCTGCGCCAACAGGTGAACCAATCGATCGCCCAATGGCAGGCGACAGGAAGGTTAAGAGGGCGAGTTCTTTACTGGAGCTTACCTGCTGATGGTGTCCCATCGCTTCATACAAGCCAGACAACCAGGATGCCGTAA
- a CDS encoding LysR family transcriptional regulator, protein MRLEQLQAFLAVAEAGGFQQATHRCKVTQSTISRQIQALEAELGLPLFHRTSQAKLTIAGERFLPRARRICQEWQNASTELAELLAGKQPDLCVAAIHSVSAYHLPPVLRQFCRDYPDVQLRVTSLGSDRALKVLKDSLVDLAIVMHNRFLTASPEMVVDTLFQEPIAVLMAADHPLAQFSRVPWTELSYYPQVVFKDGYGMQRLVQEQFQRHGLTLQAAIELNTLDGFRGMVRQGNLTALLPRSALQEIQQDKTLAIRPTEEPVLSRQVVLVTTQDRLDIPPIQHFRTLVQQLIAIPLNDQAPILTNEKV, encoded by the coding sequence ATGCGGCTGGAACAGTTGCAAGCATTTTTAGCGGTGGCTGAAGCTGGAGGGTTTCAACAGGCAACCCATCGCTGCAAGGTTACTCAATCGACAATTAGTCGCCAAATTCAAGCCCTAGAAGCAGAACTTGGTTTACCCTTATTTCATCGCACTTCTCAAGCAAAATTGACGATCGCTGGGGAACGGTTTTTGCCGCGTGCCCGACGAATTTGCCAGGAATGGCAGAATGCATCCACAGAGCTGGCAGAACTCTTGGCAGGCAAGCAGCCTGATTTATGTGTTGCAGCAATCCACTCGGTTTCCGCATACCATCTGCCCCCTGTGCTGCGACAGTTCTGTCGAGATTATCCTGATGTGCAGCTTCGAGTCACTTCTCTAGGCAGCGATCGGGCGCTCAAGGTTTTGAAAGATAGCCTGGTTGATTTGGCGATTGTGATGCATAACCGTTTCTTGACAGCAAGCCCTGAAATGGTCGTTGATACGCTATTTCAAGAGCCGATTGCAGTACTGATGGCGGCAGATCATCCGTTGGCTCAATTCAGTCGCGTCCCCTGGACTGAGTTATCTTACTATCCTCAAGTTGTCTTTAAGGACGGTTATGGAATGCAGCGATTGGTACAGGAGCAGTTTCAGCGACATGGGCTGACGCTACAGGCGGCGATCGAACTCAATACGCTGGATGGTTTTCGGGGCATGGTACGGCAGGGAAATTTGACGGCTCTATTACCGCGATCGGCTTTGCAAGAGATCCAGCAGGATAAAACTTTGGCAATCCGCCCCACTGAAGAGCCAGTGCTGAGCCGTCAGGTTGTTCTTGTTACGACCCAGGATCGGCTAGACATTCCTCCAATTCAACATTTCCGGACACTTGTGCAACAATTGATCGCCATACCCTTGAACGATCAAGCACCAATCCTGACGAATGAAAAAGTTTAG
- a CDS encoding anthranilate phosphoribosyltransferase family protein — protein MSDAFRELLRKVGSGSHTSESLTRDEAAAATRMMLRQEATPAQIGAFMIAHRIKRPTGEELAGMLDAYEELGPRLNSIAAPFRTVVMGIPYDGRSRTAPINPLVALLLAAVGCPVVMHGGRRMPTKEGIPLAEIWQGLGADWTHLSLEQVQQVFNQTRLGFVYLPTHFPLAEAIVPYREQIGKRPPFATVELFWCPFAGDALVVSGFVHPPTEEMAKTAFSLRGTTRFMTVKGLEGSCDLPRDRTCIIGISNPDSNPPFDRLLLHPRDYHFAAVDVPLTTDAELMTQLQAVLQGESGELLESAIWNGGFYLWQVGFCPDLESGLTNARDFFTSGKVAQHLTKLQQAIASCKQVEAAR, from the coding sequence ATGAGCGATGCGTTTCGAGAACTTCTGCGTAAGGTGGGCAGTGGCTCCCATACTAGTGAAAGTCTGACTCGTGATGAAGCGGCAGCAGCAACTCGGATGATGTTGCGCCAAGAGGCAACTCCTGCCCAAATTGGTGCTTTCATGATTGCCCACCGCATTAAACGTCCGACTGGTGAAGAACTAGCAGGAATGCTTGATGCCTATGAAGAACTCGGACCCAGGCTCAATTCCATTGCTGCCCCTTTCCGGACTGTTGTCATGGGCATTCCCTATGATGGTCGATCGCGCACTGCGCCGATTAATCCATTAGTTGCGCTGTTGCTGGCTGCCGTTGGTTGCCCAGTGGTTATGCATGGGGGGCGACGGATGCCGACGAAAGAAGGAATTCCGCTGGCTGAAATCTGGCAGGGGCTTGGGGCTGATTGGACCCATTTATCGCTAGAGCAAGTGCAGCAGGTGTTTAACCAAACGCGCCTTGGCTTTGTTTATCTACCGACCCATTTTCCCCTCGCTGAAGCGATCGTTCCGTACCGAGAACAGATTGGCAAGCGCCCACCTTTTGCGACAGTCGAGCTATTTTGGTGTCCTTTTGCTGGGGATGCGCTTGTTGTTTCTGGATTTGTGCATCCACCAACAGAGGAAATGGCAAAGACGGCTTTTAGCCTGCGAGGGACGACTCGCTTTATGACCGTCAAAGGCTTAGAAGGTAGCTGCGACTTGCCACGCGATCGAACCTGCATTATTGGCATCAGCAATCCAGATTCAAATCCACCGTTCGATCGGCTCTTGCTCCATCCGCGTGACTATCATTTTGCAGCAGTAGATGTGCCTTTAACCACTGATGCTGAACTGATGACTCAACTGCAAGCAGTCTTACAGGGTGAATCTGGGGAACTGCTGGAATCTGCGATTTGGAATGGCGGCTTCTACCTCTGGCAGGTTGGCTTCTGCCCGGATCTTGAGTCAGGGCTAACAAACGCGAGAGATTTCTTCACCAGCGGCAAGGTTGCTCAGCACCTAACAAAACTCCAGCAAGCAATTGCCTCCTGTAAGCAGGTTGAGGCAGCTCGCTAA
- the thiD gene encoding bifunctional hydroxymethylpyrimidine kinase/phosphomethylpyrimidine kinase, giving the protein MVNSIPVAMTIAGSDSGGGAGIQADLRTFSFHQVHGTSVLTCITAQNTVGVTRVDALPPEAVAAQITAVVEDIGVQALKTGMLLNQAIIAIVVEQVLSFGLPNLVVDPVMVSRTGAQLIDDSAVATLRDRLIPLATVLTPNRYEAQILSGLEITTLEEMQTAAEKILRLGAKAVLVKGGGMAGALRGVDVWFDGDRLEVLRTETVDTTDTHGTGCTLSAAIAANLAQGKDSFSSVKAAKNYVTKALRHALRIGQGQGPVGHFFPLIQADG; this is encoded by the coding sequence ATGGTGAATTCCATTCCCGTTGCAATGACGATCGCAGGCTCTGACAGCGGAGGGGGAGCAGGCATTCAAGCCGACTTGCGAACGTTTTCCTTTCATCAAGTTCATGGCACCAGTGTTTTGACCTGTATCACAGCCCAAAACACTGTAGGCGTGACTCGCGTTGATGCCCTCCCGCCCGAAGCAGTTGCTGCTCAAATTACCGCAGTGGTTGAAGATATTGGAGTGCAGGCACTCAAAACAGGAATGCTGCTCAATCAGGCAATTATTGCGATCGTGGTTGAGCAAGTCTTGTCGTTTGGTTTGCCAAATTTGGTTGTCGATCCAGTTATGGTATCTCGTACAGGAGCACAGCTCATTGATGACAGTGCTGTTGCGACCCTGCGCGATCGACTCATCCCGCTGGCAACGGTGCTGACGCCAAATCGCTACGAAGCACAGATCCTGAGCGGTTTAGAGATTACAACCTTGGAAGAAATGCAAACGGCAGCCGAAAAAATTTTGCGGCTTGGTGCGAAAGCGGTCTTGGTGAAAGGGGGCGGCATGGCAGGTGCTCTGCGGGGAGTTGATGTCTGGTTTGACGGCGATCGGCTGGAAGTTTTAAGGACAGAAACTGTAGATACAACAGATACACATGGAACAGGCTGTACCCTATCCGCAGCCATTGCAGCAAACTTAGCGCAAGGCAAAGATAGCTTTTCCTCTGTCAAAGCGGCAAAAAACTATGTGACAAAAGCCCTCCGTCATGCCCTACGCATTGGGCAGGGGCAGGGGCCAGTCGGTCATTTTTTCCCATTAATTCAGGCGGACGGCTAA
- a CDS encoding SH3 domain-containing protein, with amino-acid sequence MKSPQLFVLFTVTCAAIAGASVASLMYSQPKAADPGSIAQSVSSSSTNQPPAAPQQATPYQDVSPAATSQAQANPFPRQPLTLTDAVPVDSAFYQFRRQLKQAIYDRNAPFVQALIPQGGLNLGFGRPLPPEQLDLANPNAWFWNVLEKSLAHGCTDLSPKDYPSIDPTSEVWACPNVIRAFNQQYPNPNSESGVSYEISRVIVAGNQVNVRTQPQRESPVIGVLSNEVVQFDLEAWNQLAPEERVQQVENLDGWTPVILPNGQRGYVSNKYAYRPLSYQVVFGQVGGSWRIISVPGGD; translated from the coding sequence ATGAAAAGCCCTCAGCTATTTGTCCTTTTTACAGTAACTTGTGCAGCAATTGCGGGCGCGAGTGTCGCAAGCTTGATGTATTCCCAGCCAAAAGCTGCTGATCCAGGTTCGATCGCGCAATCTGTATCTTCATCTTCTACAAATCAGCCCCCAGCAGCACCCCAGCAAGCAACTCCTTATCAAGACGTTTCACCTGCTGCAACCAGCCAAGCTCAAGCGAATCCGTTTCCGCGCCAACCTCTGACCCTGACCGATGCCGTCCCCGTGGATAGCGCCTTTTATCAGTTCCGTCGGCAATTGAAGCAGGCAATTTACGATCGCAATGCTCCGTTTGTGCAGGCATTAATCCCTCAAGGTGGTCTCAACCTGGGCTTTGGTAGACCCTTACCACCAGAGCAACTCGACTTGGCGAATCCTAACGCCTGGTTCTGGAACGTTCTGGAAAAATCTCTGGCTCACGGATGCACTGATCTCTCGCCCAAAGATTATCCATCTATCGATCCAACTTCTGAAGTTTGGGCTTGTCCAAATGTGATCCGGGCTTTTAATCAGCAATATCCCAATCCCAATTCAGAGTCGGGTGTCAGTTATGAAATCAGCCGGGTGATTGTGGCGGGAAATCAGGTGAATGTGCGGACTCAACCGCAGCGAGAAAGCCCAGTCATCGGCGTTCTTTCAAATGAAGTGGTGCAATTTGATCTAGAAGCCTGGAATCAGCTTGCCCCAGAGGAGCGGGTTCAGCAGGTGGAAAATCTGGACGGCTGGACACCTGTGATTCTGCCAAACGGTCAGCGCGGCTATGTCTCCAACAAGTATGCCTATCGCCCTTTGAGCTATCAGGTTGTCTTTGGGCAAGTGGGTGGAAGCTGGCGAATTATTTCTGTCCCTGGTGGAGACTGA
- a CDS encoding folate-binding protein — translation MTKQELQKAYGAEFMTVAEVEVPAHFGNDQDALQTIEASATLYDRSHWGRILVTGDDRLRFLHNQTTNNFQILEPGQGCDTVFVNPTARTIDLVTAYVLEDAVLLLTSPGYAPKLIAWMDQYIFFADKVDLKDITSTTAAFSLMGSESDALLQGIGGGAIMGESFATHQMLSLGGVEVRVAAGSGLAIPGYTLIVEAEQAALLWKALVEAGATPIGEQAWNQLRILQGRPLPGQELTEDYNPLEAGLWYTISLNKGCYIGQETIARLHTYKGVKQQLWGIKLTQPTAPQSTITVGEERVGILTSYAQTPEGHFGLAYIRTKAIVPDLKVQVGEAQGTLVPLPFLNHEYL, via the coding sequence ATGACAAAACAAGAATTGCAAAAAGCTTATGGTGCCGAGTTTATGACGGTGGCAGAGGTTGAAGTTCCTGCCCACTTCGGCAATGATCAAGATGCTTTGCAAACAATTGAAGCCAGTGCAACCCTCTATGACCGCTCCCACTGGGGACGCATTTTGGTTACAGGGGACGATCGCCTGCGCTTTTTGCACAATCAAACCACCAATAACTTTCAGATCCTGGAACCGGGGCAGGGCTGCGATACTGTTTTTGTTAATCCAACGGCTCGCACGATCGATCTCGTCACTGCTTATGTTTTAGAAGATGCAGTGCTGCTGCTCACTTCTCCGGGCTACGCGCCAAAGCTCATTGCCTGGATGGATCAATACATTTTCTTTGCAGATAAAGTAGATCTCAAAGATATTACTTCCACCACAGCCGCATTCAGCCTCATGGGCTCGGAAAGTGATGCCTTACTGCAGGGAATTGGGGGTGGGGCGATCATGGGTGAATCCTTTGCAACTCATCAGATGTTGTCACTGGGAGGCGTTGAGGTACGAGTTGCTGCGGGTAGTGGACTGGCAATTCCTGGCTATACCCTCATTGTTGAGGCTGAACAAGCAGCTCTGTTGTGGAAAGCGTTGGTCGAAGCAGGCGCAACCCCGATCGGAGAACAAGCCTGGAATCAACTTCGCATCCTGCAAGGTCGTCCCCTGCCAGGGCAAGAACTGACTGAAGACTATAACCCTCTAGAAGCTGGTCTCTGGTACACTATTTCCCTCAACAAGGGCTGTTACATCGGGCAAGAGACGATCGCTCGCCTCCATACGTACAAAGGCGTGAAACAGCAGCTCTGGGGAATTAAGCTGACTCAGCCTACTGCCCCCCAAAGCACAATTACTGTGGGTGAAGAGCGGGTTGGCATCTTAACCAGCTATGCCCAGACGCCAGAGGGCCACTTTGGACTTGCCTATATCCGGACGAAGGCGATCGTGCCCGATCTCAAAGTACAGGTTGGTGAAGCTCAAGGCACCCTGGTTCCGCTACCCTTCCTGAATCACGAATATTTGTAG
- a CDS encoding thioesterase family protein, with amino-acid sequence MPSELDPIDSIQNLDSQSIENWFIYPIRVQPHHTDYAGIVWHGSYVAWMEEARVECLRSFGVDYADWVAMGCDLPVVELSIRYHQSLRMGMAARIKTRMQQMQGVRLYWDYEIQSPDGKERYVTAQVTLIPLNRETGKVMRRLPPEVKAVLAKIAPG; translated from the coding sequence ATGCCATCTGAATTAGACCCGATCGACTCAATTCAAAATCTTGATTCCCAATCGATCGAAAACTGGTTTATTTATCCCATTCGAGTACAGCCTCATCATACTGACTACGCTGGAATTGTTTGGCATGGTTCTTATGTTGCCTGGATGGAAGAAGCAAGAGTTGAGTGCCTGCGATCGTTTGGGGTTGACTATGCGGATTGGGTGGCAATGGGCTGTGATCTGCCCGTCGTAGAACTCTCAATTCGCTATCACCAATCGCTGCGGATGGGCATGGCAGCCAGGATTAAAACTCGGATGCAGCAGATGCAAGGCGTCCGACTTTATTGGGACTATGAGATTCAGTCTCCCGATGGGAAAGAACGATACGTCACTGCACAGGTGACCCTCATACCGCTCAATCGAGAAACTGGAAAAGTGATGCGACGATTACCGCCAGAAGTGAAAGCGGTGTTAGCAAAAATTGCGCCTGGTTGA
- a CDS encoding universal stress protein, with protein MIEKILLANSGTGHTEEMLKALMEIPIIQRAKVTVLHVVSPQVTADGMTAKWEEGGKILASAIQSLNLDPTQVNAMLREGDPKDIVCRVAEEMDADLIIMGSRGLKRIQSILENSVSQYVFQLASRPMLLVKDDLYVKKISRVMVALDKSDTSKDALKLAISLIRDVKNGQLVLVHTNPDLKLKPGEIAANPNEDPVLIPAITEAKKLGINYRCIAPEGKPGERICQVAEEMNVDLLILGSPDRRPSIAKGLPDLDRLLGQSLSDYVRVYANCPVLLVRPKTAA; from the coding sequence ATGATAGAAAAAATTTTGCTCGCAAACTCCGGTACAGGACATACGGAGGAAATGCTGAAGGCACTGATGGAAATCCCCATAATCCAGCGTGCCAAAGTAACAGTGCTGCATGTCGTTTCCCCTCAAGTAACAGCCGATGGCATGACTGCAAAATGGGAAGAGGGAGGCAAGATTCTTGCCAGTGCAATTCAGAGCCTCAATCTCGATCCCACTCAAGTCAACGCGATGCTGCGGGAAGGTGATCCTAAAGACATTGTCTGTCGAGTCGCTGAAGAAATGGACGCTGATCTCATTATTATGGGTTCGCGAGGCTTGAAGCGGATTCAGTCGATTCTGGAAAACTCAGTCAGCCAATATGTCTTTCAGCTGGCATCCCGTCCAATGTTGCTTGTTAAAGATGATCTTTATGTCAAGAAGATCAGTCGTGTTATGGTAGCTCTGGATAAATCTGACACCTCAAAAGATGCGCTCAAGCTGGCAATCTCTCTCATTCGAGACGTCAAGAATGGACAGCTCGTTCTGGTCCACACCAATCCTGATCTCAAGCTCAAGCCAGGTGAAATTGCAGCCAACCCGAACGAAGATCCTGTCTTAATTCCAGCAATTACAGAAGCGAAGAAACTTGGCATCAACTACCGCTGTATTGCGCCTGAAGGAAAACCGGGTGAGCGGATCTGTCAGGTTGCGGAAGAGATGAACGTTGACTTGTTAATTCTTGGTTCTCCCGATCGCCGTCCCTCGATTGCCAAGGGTCTACCGGACCTCGATCGTCTTCTGGGGCAGTCTCTTTCAGATTACGTCCGAGTCTATGCAAATTGTCCTGTATTGCTAGTACGCCCTAAAACTGCGGCATAA